In one window of Drosophila ananassae strain 14024-0371.13 chromosome XR, ASM1763931v2, whole genome shotgun sequence DNA:
- the LOC6504431 gene encoding selenoprotein BthD translates to MPPKRAKKPAETAKQDEPPDELDPSQPVLSIEHCRSURVFRRRAEELHAALQGLGLPQLQLRLNPSGAPRRGAFELNLSAGGSEDQVQLWSGLKRGPPRALKFPNAEEMHSRIEEILEGKKNQEDKSDVKEVQKEKEEALEKALEVKKETLEEKPKPTRKRSTRASTEVKEEEEKPSSNGQTRKRATRSSTEVKDEPPKDENPEPASTSQKRKRSAKSSTEDTSAKTSKRAKK, encoded by the exons ATGCCACCGAAACGTGCCAAAAAACCAGCG GAGACCGCTAAGCAGGATGAGCCGCCTGACGAGCTGGATCCTTCGCAGCCTGTACTCTCCATAGAACACTGCCGATCCTGACGAGTGTTTCGTCGCCGGGCGGAGGAGTTGCACGCAGCCCTCCAGGGTCTCGGTCTTCCACAGCTTCAGCTACGCCTGAACCCGTCCGGAGCACCGCGTCGTGGAGCCTTCGAGCTGAACTTGTCCGCCGGTGGCAGCGAGGATCAGGTGCAGCTTTGGTCAGGACTCAAGCGGGGTCCACCTCGTGCCCTGAAGTTTCCCAATGCCGAGGAGATGCACAGTCGTATAGAGGAGATACTGGAAGGAAAAAAGAATCAGGAGGATAAATCGGATGTGAAGGAGGTCCAAAAAGAGAAGGAGGAGGCTTTAGAGAAGGCTTTGGAAGTGAAGAAGGAGACTTTGGAGGAGAAACCTAAGCCAACGCGCAAGCGCTCCACCAGAGCCTCCACGGAGgtcaaggaggaggaggagaaacCCTCTTCCAATGGCCAAACGCGTAAACGTGCCACCAGATCCTCCACAGAAGTGAAAGATGAGCCTCCAAAAGATGAAAACCCAGAGCCAGCTTCTACGAGCCAAAAAAGGAAGCGCTCCGCCAAGTCCTCCACTGAAGACACCTCAGCCAAGACCTCCAAACGCGCTAAGAAATAG
- the LOC6504483 gene encoding fatty acid hydroxylase domain-containing protein 2, with product MPNTMENLSVKWTQTGDWMQEQWENLLEIIGEDPWRLWVLGSTVVIFSVYWIYAALFTLMDITNKPKFLRRYKIQPGQNEPVDLKKLWNAVKVVIFNLTVVNVLASWVIYELIYKTENSRDIRQLPTFKRTVRDLVVFVILEEIMFYYAHRLLHHKSIYKYVHKKHHEWTSPIAAITLYAHPVEHVVANLMPVALSIAILGTHVALAWAIFALAIVNSMSDHTGYSFPWSGGSVKFHDYHHAKFNYNYGVLGILDKLHGTYRAVPEKKTAGKIKSKPTKRKIK from the exons ATGCCAAACACAATGGAGAACTTGTCGGTCAAGTGGACCCAAACCGGGGACTGGATGCAGGAGCAGTGGGAGAACCTGCTGGAGATCATCGGAGAGGATCCCTGGCGACTCTGGGTCCTGGGCAGTACGGTGGTTATATTCTCCGTCTACTGGATCTATGCGGCTCTCTTCACCCTGATGGATATTACGAATAAGCCCAAGTTCCTCCGTCGCTACAAGATCCAACCTGGCCAGAATGAACCCGTCGACTTGAAGAAGCTCTGGAATGCCGTCAAGGTGGTGATCTTCAACCTGACCGTGGTCAATGTCCTGGCTTCCTGGGTGATCTACGAGCTGATCTATAAGACGGAGAACAGTCGGGACATCCGACAGTTGCCCACCTTTAAGAGGACTGTCCGGGACTTGGTTGTGTTTGTGATTCTGGAGGAGATCATGTTCTACTACGCCCACCGGCTGCTCCATCACAAGTCCATCTACAAGTACGTCCACAAGAAGCATCACGAGTGGACGTCTCCGATTGCCGCCATCACCCTGTACGCCCATCCCGTGGAGCATGTTGTGGCCAATCTTATGCCGGTGGCCCTGTCCATTGCCATCCTGGGCACCCATGTGGCCCTCGCCTGGGCCATCTTTGCTCTGGCGATTGTCAACTCCATGAGCGATCACACGGGCTACAGCTTCCCCTGGTCGGGGGGATCCGTCAAGTTCCATGATTATCATCACGCCAA GTTCAACTATAATTATGGAGTTTTGGGAATTTTGGATAAATTACACGGAACATATCGTGCTGTTCCAGAAAAAAAGACGgctggaaaaataaaaagcaagcCCACTAaaaggaaaattaaataa
- the LOC6504484 gene encoding PE-PGRS family protein PE_PGRS5 gives MSSASVNIQIVSMPNLAKIESFLKDVSYRETIEYSANFNTRLCIERRLRLPFLDPQTGVAQNHSQLFLDKRQRMPGFRQGQIYTYPAARWRKSRRQYLNKMYSRFPERPFQALRKEHEALVAGGGLSLGNLSHLTGGGGGLGLSGSMPGLNSGLGSSSSLTLNMLTGGGAAAPTVLGSLHSDTAHDFNGAFSLEESSSLGAAGGDTSDSKDSQQQQHLAAAVAAKEEQLPKEWFYDDMDMNDVDSLEEPKSPADDEYDYDPRYGNKKRRKRRPGKRGGDSGGGGGGGGGGGGGGGGGGAGSSSRRRSAATRTRITTTDAALDASLEAIESGESVPGSNGTSGGILSGSLGSAGAGGAGSLGGPGGAGLGGLGGGASGAAANNRRSRGAGTRGRRRTKAGAAGGDPPSPGMVIEPPSFESAAAAVGVVEDGNAHLRNYRKYL, from the exons ATGTCCTCCGCCTCGGTGAACATCCAAATCGTCTCCATGCCAAATCTGGCCAAGATCGAGAGCTTCCTCAAGGATGTTAGCTATCGGGAGACGATCGAGTACAGTGCCAACTTCAATACACGCCTGTGCATCGAGCGGCGCCTGCGGTTGCCGTTCCTCGATCCCCAAACGGGAGTGGCCCAGAACCACTCGCAGCTGTTCCTCGACAAGCGCCAGCGTATGCCCGGCTTCCGTCAGGGCCAGATATACACCTATCCGGCGGCACGATGGCGCAAAAGTCGTCGCCAGTACTTGAACAAGATGTACAG TCGCTTTCCGGAGCGTCCATTCCAGGCGCTGCGCAAGGAGCACGAGGCTTTGGTGGCCGGCGGCGGCTTGAGTCTGGGCAACCTCAGCCATCTGACGGGCGGAGGCGGTGGTCTCGGACTGAGCGGCTCCATGCCCGGCCTGAACAGCGGCCTGGGCAGCTCCTCGTCGCTGACCCTCAACATGCTGACCGGCGGCGGTGCTGCGGCGCCCACTGTTCTCGGTTCCCTGCACAGCGACACTGCGCACGATTTCAACGGAGCCTTTAGCCTGGAGGAGTCCAGCTCGCTGGGCGCCGCCGGCGGCGACACCTCCGACAGCAAAGAcagccagcagcaacagcacctGGCCGCGGCCGTTGCCGCCAAGGAGGAGCAGCTGCCCAAGGAGTGGTTCTACGACGACATGGACATGAACGATGTGGACTCGCTGGAGGAGCCCAAGTCGCCGGCGGACGATGAGTATGACTACGATCCGCGATATGGCAACAAGAAGAGACGCAAACGACGGCCGGGCAAGCGTGGCGGCGATtccggtggcggtggcggcggaggaggcggcggtggaggaggtggtggcggtggaggAGCCGGCTCGAGCTCGCGGCGACGCAGTGCAGCCACTAGGACACGAATCACGACCACAGATGCCGCGCTGGACGCCTCGCTGGAGGCAATCGAATCGGGTGAGAGTGTTCCCGGCAGCAATGGCACATCCGgcggcattttgagcggcagTCTGGGATCGGCGGGCGCCGGTGGAGCCGGCTCGCTAGGTGGACCCGGCGGTGCCGGACTGGGCGGACTCGGAGGCGGTGCATCTGGTGCGGCGGCCAATAATCGCAGATCCCGTGGTGCTGGCACACGCGGCCGGCGACGAACCAAAGCCGGTGCTGCCGGCGGTGATCCGCCCAGTCCTGGTATGGTCATCGAGCCGCCATCCTTCGAGAGTGCCGCTGCGGCGGTGGGCGTGGTCGAGGACGGGAACGCCCACCTGCGCAACTACCGGAAGTATCTGTAA